Part of the Urocitellus parryii isolate mUroPar1 chromosome 2, mUroPar1.hap1, whole genome shotgun sequence genome, GGGCTGTATTTGCTAAAGCTGAACATATGAATACTCCTATCCTGGTAATTATACTTCCAGCTATGTATATAATAGAAATGTGAATATAAATGAACCAAATACACATGGACAAGGATGTTCATAGCAACAGTAATAATAATTCTAGACTGGAAACACCCAGACTGGTATCAATAGGATGGATAAATTGTGCTGTATTCATATACAGAAtgattatttacaaatatatgcaacaacatgaatCTCATAAAactaaacaagcaaacaaagccACATgaattggggttgtagctcagtggtagagcgcttgcctcgcccatgtgaggcactgggttagatctttagcattgcataaaaataaacaaaataaaagcattctgtccatccacaattacaaaataaaaaacaaaacaaacaacaaaaccaaagccagatataaacaacaacaaaagtacaCCTTGTAGGGTCCTGTTTATATAAAACTTAatatcaagaaaaacaaattagaagTCAGAGGAGTGTATTCTTTGCTGAGGTGCAAGTGGGGTAAGAGTGATGACTAGAAGGGAAAAGAAGGATGATTCTAGAATGCTGGCAATGTTTTTTTAGTTGAGTGCTGGTTCTCAGATGTGTTCACGTTGTGAAAATTGGAGTGTTTACTTATGTGGGTActactttaataaaaaatttaaaaatatatatgcatttgaaGAAAGACCTGTTATAAATCTGAAAACAAAGTCAAAGTATATGAAAAGCATTTAATCCAGGCAAGgtggtgtatgcttgtaatcccagcaacctgagaggctggagaattgcaagttcaagacagTCCTAGTAACTTGGTAAGatccttagcaatttagagaccttgtctcaaaaattgaaaaagggtttgggatgtagctcaatgataaaatgcctctgggtttaatccccagtacctcagaaataaaacaaaaacaaaaactcatttaAACTGATCtaaaagtttataaagaaaaaaataaatagaagcatGGGCAAGAACAGTCAAGAAaattttcatgattacttttttttttatgagagagagagagagagagagagagagagaattttaaatatttattttttagttttcggtggacacaacatttttttgtagtgccgaggatcaaacccagtgccccgcttgagccacatccccagcccattacttTTCATTACtagtaaaaaggaataaagagggACCATCTGTACCAGTTATTAAATTTTACAATAATAGTATATtacttgattaattttaaaaagtttgtataGTAAAttaacagtaatttaaaaaattgagaaggAACATTTAGAGATCATGAAATCTTTcagaaattctgtttctttttggagCACTTTGGAACATGAATCTTTTCTCTTTGTGGGGCAGTAACAGACACCCTCCACTCCACTGTGTCCTTCCACCTAAACAGTGTGTGACCAAGGGGCTTATCTGGGGGCTGGGactacagctcagtggttaagcatgtaAGTGCCTAGCCATGTGGGAGGTCCTGGATTCcatccagcaccacaaaaagttaaaagaaaaataaatctgcttGTTAAAAAAAGATGCGGGCTGATCTATTTCACTCCTGGCTAAACAAAGAACTAAGAGACATCTATAATAAAGGATAAACACCCATATTTGTCACATTGACAACTATTTATAATTGAAACTACCTTTTCTCTCATTATTATAAACTAATGGCTGCTCAAAATGTGTTCCAGTAATACTCAATTTATCACAAACATGACAGTAAGAGTCTCTTTacactcttttttctttcaatctcattatattcaagtttttgtttgtttgcttctggCAACTGCATATTTCAGACACAGTTTGATTCTTCCAACATATGAAGTCAGCTACCTTACATGGAGAACAAGTTTCTTATAGTGGAGATTAGTATGAAAAATATAGTGGTTCCAAAGGCTGCAgcaagaggatcgaaagttcaaagccagcctcagcaacttaggaagaccctgtctcaaaatgaaaaatagctgtggatgtgacccagtggttgaatgtccttgggttcaacccctagtaccaaaaaagaaagacataaatgtcattaagattttgtttatattaacTTTTCAAATTTACCATCCTGATATCAGCCTCTGCTTGTATGATTTTACCCAATAACTTTTTCCTTTACATCCTTCAactttctttatactttttggCATTATACATATGTGCTTAATTATGTTTGGACTCTATTTCACTTATCTTGACCTTCTAATGCtagaatttactatttttttttttttgtacaaaatgGCTGTTAATTGTTTGCTGTtgttctaaatttaaattttatgaggTTTGAAACATGGTCCTCAGTACAATTCCAGGAGGGTGCACCCTGTTGTACAGACAGGATCTTAAGTCACATCCACTTTAGCCTGCCCAGAGGTTTAAAGATGGCAGGCAGCTTGTTCACTCAGCTGTGATAGCCAAGAAATGTGGTACCAAGATTGGTGTTCTCTGTGTAAATCATGTACATGTCCAATATGGTGCCCTGAACCTTTCCCTTCCAGAAACGCACATCCAGATGAGATATGACTGCCCTCCCCTGCTCAAGATGTATTCTTTGAATACTGAATTTATAATTGGGAGACACTATGAAATAAATGCTAACCTCTGAGTGCCTCCCCATCTGCCAAGCACCGTTCTTAGCACTTCACATGCTAGTTATCAAAATGACTATGAGATAGGTATTTGCCCACTTTAATTGATaaggaaatggaaagacaaaGAGGATGTGACTAAAGTCTTACACTTTTATCTGGAAGTAACTGAACTCTTCCTTTAATCCTCTGGTGACTCATAAGAGCATAAATGTGTCAATAATTAGAGGAACGTTTAATGATATTAAAAGTCCCAAGTAGAGTATTCCTTAGAAATGTGAGTGATCCAGAAATCCTGACATTATAAATTATGACCAGGATAACCAGAGAAGCCTTGATTCTAAtcattatacacacacaatatattcACTTGACCCTGGTCAGGAGGTTGGGTACTTTCACACATCAGGCAATCAATCACATGAATAGTACCCAGGTGATGCTCCATGAATCTCTTTATACTTCCATGACTAAATGAAATGACAATGTAGGCAGCAGCATGGCTTTGAAGCATATAGTCAAAGATCAGAACATGTAACTTATAAAAAATAGAGGTGATACTGGTGAGAAAAAGAGGATAAGAAAGATCGAAGTTTGGTATCTTGTTTGGCTCTGAGTTAaggggatttttatttatttatttattttttggtactggtattgaacccagaggtgctttatcaccgAGCTACatatccagttctttttattttgagacaggatcttgctaagtggctaagactggctttgaagttgcaatctttctgcctcagcctcccaagttgttggaatCATAAGTGCATGCCAGCATGCCCATTAAATTAAGAGAATTCTTAATAACTAGTTTGATTATAAACACAATGTTCTAAACAGGTAAAACTGGAAAGATCATGGGAGATGTCTAGGATATCCTgcacaaattttgtttttaatgattctCTATTAAAAAATGGTGAATGAGGTTAACGGTGAAGTCTTTTTCTGTTAGCAGTTCTTCTATTAGgttaaatacatgaataaaaggCACCAAGCAAATAGtcataattcttttaaaactgGTTCCATTCCTAAATTAGGAGGCTTCATTCCTCTTTGACCCAACAGATCTTGCCATTTTCTCCAAGCTGTACAATTCCACTGGCCACCAGCTGGAGGGCTGcaggaaatattttatgttctGCTAATTTTACTCTTTCAGACAAAGTTGCAACAGTGTCACCCCTTTTAACAGGAACAGCTTCTTGTAAAATAATTTGTCCAGCATCTACATcttcctggaaaagaaaaatcaaagttttaAACCTTATTTTCTAGCCAGCACAGTTTATAGCTAaacactaatcctatcactttggtAGAAAAAACACATACTCACAGCTACAAAGTGTACAGTGCATCCAGTAATTGTGACTCCAGCTTCCAGGGCTTGCTCATGAGCATTTGAACCCTTAAAAGAAGGGAGCAAGGAAGGATGGATGTTCAGCATTTTTCCTAGAAATTAAGAAAGCATAATggtcagaattttaaaatcctatgTATTCtgctaaaagaatatatattttcttgccTAGAACCAGAAGTCAATAGGAGCTGGATTTCCAAGATGGGTGTTTTCTGTGTGTAACATGGAAATAAGGCAAAGGTAAATACAGTTCTTGTCCAAGAAGGCCCTAGCAATAGTCACAGGCTTTGCATAGTCACAGGCATGCTGGGGAACTCTGAACAGGAATCTGCAGTGATGGGGAGCTAGTGGGGACGCGGGGAGGGAAGGTCTAAGCTGGATGGAAGACTTCTAATAGCAATGTGGTGTGCCCACCAGTCAGATGCTGGATTAGTTAGCTTTGTGTGTCTATTATCACCAAAGGAATTGCCCGTTTTATGTACTGACACCAATGTTCTAACTATATTCACCTAAGAAAGCAAACTCTTTGGacagaaaattcatttatttcctaaatatgtacacaaaaaaggaaaacaggataCAGTCAAAGCTTTGGGTAAAAAAAGGCAAAGACACAAGATAGTATGTGCTTTTTGGCAACATCTTTTTTGCCATCTTCTGGCAATGGTCTGTGTCTCATAGGAGAGGATGCCTCTTTATTTTGGGATACaggaaatttctttctcttccttctaaaACAAGTAAAAAGGGTCTTCTGAATACTAATTTAGAAGATGAAATATTATCTTTCAGTAATCTAGAACAAAACTAAACTATATTATAAAGAGTAATTTATTATAGTAATCCTAAGAAATTGATAGAAAACAGGTTAATAAATCATCATTGGGTCATCTTTTGGACTAAAGCAAAGGAAATTAAGACCTGTGTTAAGTAAAATGTCACAGTATTTCACTACTGCATGCTAAGTTGACTATTCTGGAGTCCATTTGCACTAGATTTCTCAATCAATACTGAACAACTTTTGCTTACCATCCCATTTTTTGACAAAGGGGCCAGAGAGAATTCTCATGAACCCTGCAAGACAGACTATGTCTGTGGAGAACTCTTCAAGGACTTTGTCAATTGCATTGTCAAATTCTATCcgatttttatataatttatgattAATTACCTGtaatagaaaaagataaatacaacTTTTTCAATCAGTTACCCAAAATAATCTAAAACATAACCTTTACATTACCACACTACACCTCCTTATGAGGACATACCCAATGGAGAATTACTGAGCAATGCACAGGATCAAGTGGAAAGGGGAGCCCAGCACCCACCCAAAAGCCGAAGTCCAAAGGCCATGTAAACCACAGAGATACGGGTCCTGTGAGAACTGATTATGAGGTTTAAGTATAGCCTATGTGGTTGAGTGAGAGTTTAACTCTGTAGATATCATGCTTAACATGCATAAGGCTGTGGGTTGAATTTCCCAGCACCCCcaaaatcaatcaaacaaacaaaaataggccACAGGACTAGTACTTTTCCCAAGAACTTACTCTGGTTGGGATACCAGCTTTTTCTGCCTTATCTAAACCAGCCACTGCGGCTTTATTGGAGATAACAACAACAATGTGTGCGTGGCTATTTGGATCCTGAGTACTGTCTATGAGTGCTTGGAGGTTCGATCctgaaaagggaggaaaaaacaaagtgaactcttcttaaaaaaaaaaaaaaaaaaaaaagatatgttctaCATTGAATAGGGAGTCGTTAAGTTCTCCGAAAACATGTCTTAGAAAAGATTGACAATATATGAGACCTTTAAATTCTCCTTCTCTTTGGATAATGGATATTGTGAAAAGCAGGTTCTAGAGTATATATAATTGCTCCTACAAAATAACATCTTGGCTAAGGGGGTTGAATGAGCGTGCacgcacacgcgcgcgcacacacacacacacacacaaaacaaaacaaaaaccaaaaacatatttACAAGCATGTTCATAATAATGTTAACTATAAGAGAGGTAAATAATCATGTTATACCCATCTGAGAATACAATACTCTTATTTGACCCCTTATCCACAAAGGTCAAACATAAACTTCTTATTCTTAATACTACTAACAGTAAAAAACCCTCTAATATTTTAAGACTTTCCAATGACAAAACTATGATACAAAAAAGAAGTTggaatttttatcctttttatcttttctagtcTTTCTCTAACCATCTTTCTCACGTCCTCTACTTTTTGCTTAGGGAGTTGTCCCAAATTCACAAGTGGGAAGACTAAGGAAGCTGAAATGATAGCACTCCTTAATAATTCCCTCTCTTCCAGACTGTGCTAATAGTAGCCTTACAATCTGAAAGAGGTTTCTTTGTGTTGGTTGGGTGgtcagggaggaagagaagagctcTAGAGCTCAACATTGGAGAGGAAGCCATGTCTTACCTGTTCCAGATATTAAGACAGCCACTCTTGCCTTTTTTGGTTGGGCAGAGAAGTGATTTTTCAAGGAGCCGTTCACTGACACTGACTTACTCATTTGCATGGTTTCGAGCAGATTCTTGACTTTCACACGAGGGGAACCTTCATTATAAATACACCCCAAAATAAGTAAAGAACAATTGTGAACTTATAggaataatggaaagaaaaatatatttttaaaatatctttatttttatgtggtgctgaggattgaacccagggcctcacacgtgctaggcaagcgctctactgctgagccaaaaccctagccccaggaaagaaaaatattttatgaaaactttagaatattttaatttatttcgaAAATAAGATATGCAAGGACTAAAACATTTAACAGGTTTGTAACACTTAATATTACGCATTTACAAAAACTTCCCGAAGCTAAACATGTGTAATCATCTACTTCAACTAGGAGTTTTAAACTCATCACTACTTTGGAGCATATGGTGGATATATTACTGCCTGCCAATGTTCTGCTTCTAATCCCCAAATCTTCCTAGTGAGACCATTCAGGATAATGCCATGACTCCTTGGCCTTTGTGGAAGGTATGTGGCCTAGCAAGGTCACTCTAAGATGTGATATAGAATGATGAAAGTGAGAGGGCTTTTTGTTGTCAAAAGAGCCAAAAAATGTTATCTTTCTAGTAAGAGAACGTGCCAAAAAGTGAAACTTATacagcagaggaaagaaaggTTGACAGAAGCAAGGTTAACAAGCTCTAACACCATTATTACTATTTGATTGGATTTTCTGCCACTCTACCAAGTTCTAGTAAGAGTCTTGAATAACAAACAGTATTAGCCAGGGCATTCACTCATTAGTTCTTGAATTTTGAACCATAAAGCAGAGCCATAAGGGCTTACATGTAGGAAGATTCCTTTGGGAAGTGATACTGCAGGGTTCTGTTGTGCACATGGGAATGCTACACAGAGGTGTCAAGAGTCTCAAGGTGAAAATTAAGAGGCATGTGCTATCACTGGGGTGGATGCTGTCATGATACACCTGGGTAAAGACAGATGCCATAGCAATGGCTGGAACGAAAGGTGGGCTAAAAACTCATGAGACAGGGCTTAGTTATATTTAAGGTTATATGTCTAAAACCAAAGAAGGAGTTACCTTCGGGACATGCAACCACACTGCCAATCACCCAGGCTTCTTCCTGGCACTGTTGAATATCATTTAGAATCTGCCCTGTCTGATCCTTTGATACCACAAGGACAGCTCCAATACCACAGTTGAATGTTCTGGCCATCTCTTCTTCAGAGAGCTGTCCTTCCTGCTGTAACCATGAGAAGACCCTGGGGATTCTCCATGTCTGGGCATCTGAAAACCAGCAAGTTGTATGATTAACTGATAGCTCTGTTATTTTATATCAAGTAAAACTATAAACTGGCCTTTCAGaagttgtttttgtgttttgggcATCCATTTATACTCTAGACATTcatagcactttttaaaaaaatatttattttttagtcagagatacaatatctttattttatttttatgtggtgctggggatcgaacccagtgcctcactaaTGGTAGGCAagtggcaagtgctctacctctgagccacaaccccagccctcatagcacttttttttgaaaaagttgGCCAACAATCACACTTCAATGAGGTTTTATGCTGCATTAACtcattagattttaaaaagccattttaatGGGTTGGATTGATAGTAGCTGAATTCCAGTAGAGACTGGCATACTATTCTCTAGTGAATACTTAGCtggatcttttttcttcttcttttaaatgcattttttttttttttagttgtagatggacacaatatctttattttatttatttatttatttatttatgtggtgctcaggtttgaacctagtgtctcacatgtgctaggcaagtgctctatcactgagccacaactccagcataTTAGTTGGATCTTAGCAATGACAAAAATGCACTCTAAGTATCATAAAAAAGTAGATGGCTTATACACAGACTTAAAGGAAATATATACATCATTTGAGAAAAGTCATGCTACAGAAAAGGATTATGATCAACACCCtgaatctcatttattttaaaatttatattcttaggTCTGCTATAAGAATATATCGTGCATTATCACAAATCATACAACAAAAATCTctagtaaggggctggggatgtggctcaagcggtagcgcgctcgcctggcatgtgtgcagccgagttctatcctcagcaccacatactaactaagatgttgtgtccgccgaggactaaaaaataaatattaaaaattctctctctctctctctctcattctctctttaaaaaaaaaagaatccctctAGTAAAAATTTTAGGCCTACATACAAAACTTctgaataatgaaataatttggttggtttttttgaGTCTACAGTTATGGGATCTGATTTCCCAAAACAATactgaataaaattatttatgatgctcttataaaaaggaatatagctttttattaaataatgaggTTTACTATCAGCTTCTCCCATTTATTTGATATATCTACAggatacttggttttaattctatGGAGTTAATTTGTAATATGCATTGTATATCTACGAATCTTCTCCCGTACTGgatttaattacatttatattagTTAGGaatgtcaaattctttttttttttttggctacctgggattgaactcaggggcacttgatcactgagtcacatttccagccttaatttgtgttttatttagagacagggtctcaccaaattgcttagcaccatgcttttgctgaggctggctttgaactctcaatcctcctgtctcagcctcaggagctactgggattacatgcaatgcaccactgcacccagctggaaTGTCAATTCTTAAAAGTTAAGTTCAAAAGATTTTAGCTACCATGATGTTCACTATGCCTTCAATAGTGAACCCAATAGCagtggggtgcagtggtgcattccCATAATCCTATCAACTGAGAACATCAagagggaccctgtctcaaaataaaataagagggctgggaatgtagctcagtgatagagtactgcCTAAcatacacaaggccttgggtttaatctccagtactgcacCAAAAAATCCTTGGGATTGATGACCATACTTCACATGGTTTAGCTCCTACTTCTAACAGTTCTTTTCAGTAATTCTTCCTCTAAGGGATAATTTTTGGTCCTTTCCACTCTCTTGGCTGTAACTATAGCTTTGTGAGTACAGCTTCCCGACTTATCTTTGGTCTGATCTCAACTTTTGCTCAGTTGCCTTGGAAGAGATTCACTGAAGATCTTAAGCACTGTATCCTCACTTTCTGCTCCACTACTCTTCGTCCTGTGTTAGTGATGTTGCCATCTACTCacctgagactttttttttctaggcaaGAATTAATTCTCAAATGTTTCTCCCTTCTTTATTCCCTAGTTCTTTCATCTCTAGTGTGGACTACTTCACACTTATTACTTCCTTTCCTGGCACGTAGGGCTCCAGCTTATAGTACTTCAATCCTTACATAAGCCAGTGACATGACTCATAAACATGGATaataaaaaaaggtagaaaaggtTCATCCCAGTTTCCCTCCATGAAACCTTAATGATTAACAAGTTTCCACTTAAAATCATATGTGCACTAACTACCTAGAGTTTGTGTATTCCCCACACCCCAGTGGTTTTTTTGAACAAAAGTTCCTTTCAGTAAACTTACCTAAATCCACCCCAAATTTCTGAGGGAGAACTCTGGGAATGTTTTCCAGTAGTCCTCCACCAGTAATATGAGCAAAGGCTTTAACATGTCCTGAACGTATGACGGGTAACAAAGAACGGCTGTAGATTTTGGTTGGAGTTAGAAGTAAGTCCCCTGAAGattaaagaaataagacaaaaacagCCTATAggtaaaaaaccaaaacataaaaacaattctgaaatgGACAATGAGTATGACCTTGCAAAGACATACCAGTTCTATAAGATGCCCAAGCAACAAAATCACAGGATAATGTAAATCACAGGGCAATGTAATTCATTCCATTCTAGCTTTCAGTAATGAGACACAAAACACACTAATTGACTACTTAGTTATATCCAAGCACGAATTAATTTACCTAAGGACTGGTCACCACAACCATCAGGTGCTGGAGAGGAGTACTGCAGGGAAGAGTTTGCCACAATTTTCCTCACAAGGCTAAATCCATTGCTGTGGAGACCAGATGAAGCTATTCCAACAATAACATCCCCTTCAGTGATCCTTTCCAGGTGAGGCAGTTTCTGATCCCGTTCCATAGCACCAACAGCAAAACCAGCTAGATCATACTCTCCAGGAGGATACATGTCGGGCATTTCTGCTGTTTCACCTCCTGGAAGATTAaggcaagagagaagaaaaaaaaatcacattatatttatacatttcctTAGGAGACAATGacagcaaatattcttttttttttttaacctttatttcacatgcgaggtgagcgctctacagctaagccacaaccccagcccctctttttttaattagctcCAATCAACAAtcaactttctctctttttttttgagttgtagttggacacaatacattcattcattcacttatttatttatttgctaggcaagcgcactacaactgagccacaaccccagccccaacagcaAATCTTCTTAACATGAACAGTTAAACACATGGTTATATCCTGTATATAACCACGTATATTAGCTGGCTCACAGCATGTACAACCAAGTATGATTTCAGAGGAAATACTAATTTCTACAAAGGTCAATACCTCTGCAAGTCTGTATGTAGCCTCTAAATATCACTACTTTCATAGGATGAATGCTAAGTTGAATATAACTTCATTTCTATATCAGTTTAgcttaagaaatatttcatagaCATCTGATCTTTAAAATCACTCCATCTATACCATCTTCTAGTTAATGGAGAAGTAATTTTAACCAAGAGTGCCTCAACTCCAAATGCCCTGGCCTATAAAGTTTAATAGTGCAATTTATGATGATCTCATATGAAAGTAGAGGCAAGCAGATGCCAAATTAGTTAAAGGGCAATTTTTTGGCTTTTGGATCTGACTTGTTCACAGAAATGATAATATGAAAGTGGTTGTTTCATTCTTGTTCACTTACAAATTAATTTTGCTAGAAAGTCCATATAGATAGCAGTATTTCTATAAAATCTGggaacattttattctttgtcaCTTCTATGAACAAATATGGTTTGAAATATTGAATACCAAGACCCATCTACCTTTCTGTGGGGACAATAAACGGGAATAATCCACAAGCCTATCTGTTGAAGTTAttgagaagtagaagaaaaagtggccAGAGTTTGGGGAGAAAAATAAGCCTGCCTGACAACTCAGGAGTGAGTTTGGGGAATAAACCCTCAAGGGGGCATTGAGGGCACCAGAATCCAAGAGTAATTTCAACAGTTGTATCTATATTTCATTTGTCACATCCTGTGATATAGAGTCTCTTTCACTAGCTATTCTGACATTGATCCTGACATCTATACAGGGCTGATATATAAGAAGAAGGAGCACCTATGGTTAAAATGGATGATCAGGATCTGggaggtataactcagtggtggagtgtttgcctagcatgtgtgaggtgctaagttcaatctccagcactgcaaaaaaaaaaaaaaaaaaaaaaaaaaaaaagaaaaggtgttaAAATGGATGATCATACCAAGAAGAGCACATCCAGCCTGTTCACAAGCTGTAGCAATTCCGGCAATGACGGCTTCAGACATATTAAGGTCAAGCTTTCCACAGGAGAAATAATCAAGGAAGAAGAGGGGCTCTGCTCCTTGTGCCAGAATATCATTTACACACATTGCAACCAAATCTTGACCAATTGTATTGTGTTTATTGCACAGCTGGGCAatctataaaaaacaaacattcacATTTCACATCAGAGAATAACTGCCATACTGCATCTTGTCGATCTATCCATGAGGCTAACAAAAACCAATGACATTGGCCAGATACTCTTAACATCTCAAGACAAAATAACACTAAATTTTGATAAGCAATGTGGTCTAAaactatccctttttatttcctaaaattgcCCTTCCACTCAAAGATAGACAAAACAATATTTTGTTGTTGGAAATGtacaaacattttattcatatggTTTTTTGGTATAGTTCTTTTTAGCTCATGTAtgtctaaagagaaaaaatatgtttttgatatGCAGTAAATTCTCTCATCTTTCACAAAAGATCTTTATAC contains:
- the Gart gene encoding trifunctional purine biosynthetic protein adenosine-3, encoding MAARVLVIGSGGREHALAWKLAQSHHVKQVLIAPGNAGTACSEKISNTDISITDHTALAQFCKDEKIEFVVVGPEAPLAAGIVGDLTSAGVRCFGPTAEAAQLESSKRFAKEFMDRHRIPTAQWRAFTKPEEACSFIMSADFPALVVKASGLAAGKGVIVAKSKEEACKAVQEIMQDKAFGAAGETIVVEELLEGEEVSCLCFTDGRTVAPMPPAQDHKRLLEGDQGPNTGGMGAYCPAPQVSKDMLLKIKNTVLQRTVDGMQQEGTPYTGILYAGIMLTKDGPKVLEFNCRFGDPECQVILPLLKSDLYEVIQSTLDGLLCTSLPIWLENHTAITVVMASKGYPGAYTKGVEITGFSETTALGLEVFHAGTTYKNGRVVTSGGRVLTVTAIHENLISALEEAKKGLTAIKFEGAIYRKDIGFRAIAFLQQQPRGFTYKGSGVDIAAGNMLVKKIKPLAKATSRPGCDVDLGGFAGLFDLKAAGFKDPLLASGTDGVGTKLKIAQLCNKHNTIGQDLVAMCVNDILAQGAEPLFFLDYFSCGKLDLNMSEAVIAGIATACEQAGCALLGGETAEMPDMYPPGEYDLAGFAVGAMERDQKLPHLERITEGDVIVGIASSGLHSNGFSLVRKIVANSSLQYSSPAPDGCGDQSLGDLLLTPTKIYSRSLLPVIRSGHVKAFAHITGGGLLENIPRVLPQKFGVDLDAQTWRIPRVFSWLQQEGQLSEEEMARTFNCGIGAVLVVSKDQTGQILNDIQQCQEEAWVIGSVVACPEGSPRVKVKNLLETMQMSKSVSVNGSLKNHFSAQPKKARVAVLISGTGSNLQALIDSTQDPNSHAHIVVVISNKAAVAGLDKAEKAGIPTRVINHKLYKNRIEFDNAIDKVLEEFSTDIVCLAGFMRILSGPFVKKWDGKMLNIHPSLLPSFKGSNAHEQALEAGVTITGCTVHFVAEDVDAGQIILQEAVPVKRGDTVATLSERVKLAEHKIFPAALQLVASGIVQLGENGKICWVKEE